From a region of the Pseudanabaena sp. ABRG5-3 genome:
- a CDS encoding DUF29 domain-containing protein produces the protein MTQAYLETQDINETENNSLDSLPNLYKCDFNLWVEATAQLLREGRLTDLDVVNLIEEVESMGNSDKHALSSDLVVVLLHLLKWQYQPNKRTRSWEKSIAEHRRCIDELFEASPSLKRYYLQIFDKCYRNARKQAKIETRLPLAHFPEVCPFTSEQVLDEDFLPE, from the coding sequence GTGACACAGGCTTACTTAGAGACACAGGATATTAACGAAACTGAAAATAATTCCCTTGATTCACTTCCCAATCTCTATAAATGTGATTTTAATCTCTGGGTTGAGGCAACAGCTCAGCTATTGCGTGAGGGCAGATTAACGGATCTAGATGTGGTGAATTTAATCGAAGAAGTGGAATCGATGGGAAATAGTGACAAACACGCTTTAAGTAGTGATTTAGTCGTGGTTCTACTACATTTGCTGAAATGGCAATATCAACCGAATAAACGCACAAGAAGTTGGGAAAAAAGTATCGCCGAACATCGTCGTTGTATAGATGAACTCTTTGAAGCTAGTCCTAGTTTGAAAAGATATTATTTGCAAATATTTGATAAATGCTATCGAAATGCAAGAAAACAAGCCAAAATTGAAACAAGATTGCCTTTAGCTCATTTCCCTGAGGTTTGCCCCTTTACTTCTGAGCAAGTGCTTGACGAAGACTTTTTGCCTGAATAG
- a CDS encoding type II toxin-antitoxin system VapC family toxin yields MRVILADTFYWIALLNPKDKWHLSALAYGRKQPNIRLIVTDGIVDEVLNYFAEEGTFLRNNALNLCQSMKLDRNIEIVAYTPELRRLGMDLYQNRPDKGYSMTDCISMVVMREMNITDVLTADRHFQQEGFTILF; encoded by the coding sequence ATGAGAGTTATTCTTGCAGATACTTTTTACTGGATTGCTTTGCTAAATCCTAAAGATAAATGGCATCTATCGGCGCTGGCTTATGGACGCAAGCAACCAAATATTCGTCTTATAGTCACTGACGGTATTGTAGATGAGGTCTTAAACTATTTTGCTGAAGAAGGGACTTTTCTGCGAAATAATGCTCTAAATTTATGCCAGAGTATGAAGCTCGATCGCAATATTGAGATTGTTGCTTATACGCCTGAATTGCGGCGTTTGGGAATGGATTTGTACCAAAATAGACCTGACAAGGGTTACAGTATGACTGACTGCATTTCAATGGTCGTCATGCGCGAAATGAATATTACTGATGTATTGACTGCCGATCGCCACTTTCAGCAAGAGGGATTTACTATTCTTTTCTAG
- a CDS encoding tetratricopeptide repeat protein, with protein MVSFYREIGARLGEVNTLQAIGDVLQFLKRSTEALERYEAALAFYREIGDRLGEANTLQAIGDVLQFLKRSTEALERYEAALAFYREIGARLGEANTLQAIGDVLQFLDRRTEALERYEAALAFYREIGDRLGEANTLQAIAILEEDPVIGLASSQAALQLYIEIGTKYSQARNLILFTSELQLKLGQKTEAIDSLVRAAELGREIDYEVMVDYANQKIAEINRDSQGLRE; from the coding sequence GTGGTGTCGTTTTACCGCGAGATCGGCGCTCGTTTGGGAGAGGTGAACACATTACAAGCGATCGGCGATGTCTTGCAATTTCTCAAACGAAGCACGGAAGCTTTAGAAAGGTATGAAGCGGCGCTTGCCTTTTACCGCGAGATTGGCGATCGGTTGGGAGAGGCGAACACATTACAAGCGATCGGCGATGTCTTGCAATTTCTCAAACGAAGCACCGAAGCCTTAGAGAGGTATGAAGCGGCGCTTGCCTTTTACCGCGAGATTGGCGCTCGTTTGGGTGAGGCGAACACTTTACAAGCGATCGGCGATGTCTTGCAATTTCTTGACCGTCGCACGGAAGCTTTAGAAAGGTATGAAGCGGCGCTTGCCTTTTACCGCGAGATTGGCGATCGTTTGGGTGAGGCGAACACTTTACAAGCGATCGCAATTTTAGAAGAAGATCCTGTAATTGGTTTAGCAAGTAGCCAAGCTGCTTTACAGCTATATATCGAAATAGGAACTAAATATAGCCAAGCTCGAAATTTAATTTTATTTACTTCTGAATTACAACTCAAACTAGGACAAAAAACTGAAGCAATAGATTCTCTCGTTCGGGCTGCGGAACTAGGCAGGGAAATTGATTACGAAGTAATGGTCGATTATGCCAATCAAAAAATTGCCGAAATCAATCGCGATTCTCAAGGTCTAAGAGAATAG